In Streptomyces sclerotialus, one genomic interval encodes:
- a CDS encoding MFS transporter has product MALRVADVAPRNKESVLGLVLGVGAVMALIANPLFGRLSDRTRSRFGRRRPWLVGGVLGGLLGLTVIAFVPAVPALVAGWALVQTSFNAVYAALMATIPDQVPEAARGSASGALGTSMTAAVLAGSGVAALSSDARVMFLLPAVLTVVLVGWFALRLADRPPAGPPGPFSVREFLGSFVFDPRRSPDFGWAWLTKFLVMFGAVAPMTYLAYYLPFRMGASPAATAGTVALLVAAGYAVQSVMAALGGWLSDRSGRRKPFVVASGLVVAAGLALLALAPDLTWIVVAQLVMSVGGGLFYAVDMALITQVLPDPDNPAKDLGIVNIANALPQSLMPMIAPFVLALGGGGNYPLLFGIAAAAALAGAVLVTRIKGTR; this is encoded by the coding sequence ATGGCGCTGCGCGTCGCGGACGTCGCGCCCCGGAACAAGGAATCGGTGCTGGGCCTGGTGCTCGGCGTCGGCGCCGTCATGGCGCTGATCGCCAACCCGCTCTTCGGCAGGCTCTCGGACCGCACCCGCTCCCGCTTCGGCCGGCGCCGCCCCTGGCTCGTCGGGGGAGTGCTCGGCGGCCTGCTGGGTCTGACGGTGATCGCGTTCGTGCCCGCAGTCCCCGCGCTCGTCGCCGGCTGGGCCCTCGTCCAGACCTCCTTCAACGCCGTGTACGCGGCCCTCATGGCGACCATCCCCGACCAGGTCCCCGAAGCCGCCCGCGGCAGCGCGTCCGGCGCCCTCGGCACCAGCATGACCGCCGCCGTACTGGCCGGATCGGGGGTCGCCGCGCTCAGCTCCGACGCCCGGGTGATGTTCCTGCTGCCGGCCGTCCTGACCGTCGTGCTGGTCGGCTGGTTCGCCCTCCGGCTGGCCGACCGGCCGCCGGCCGGGCCGCCCGGCCCGTTCTCCGTCCGGGAGTTCCTCGGCAGCTTCGTCTTCGACCCGCGCCGCAGCCCGGACTTCGGCTGGGCCTGGCTCACCAAGTTCCTCGTCATGTTCGGCGCGGTCGCGCCGATGACCTATCTGGCGTACTACCTGCCCTTCCGGATGGGGGCGAGCCCCGCCGCCACGGCCGGCACCGTCGCACTGCTCGTCGCCGCCGGCTACGCCGTCCAGTCCGTCATGGCAGCGCTCGGCGGCTGGCTCTCCGACCGTTCCGGCCGCCGCAAGCCCTTCGTCGTCGCCTCCGGCCTCGTCGTCGCCGCCGGTCTCGCGCTGCTGGCCCTGGCCCCCGACCTGACCTGGATCGTCGTCGCCCAGCTCGTCATGAGCGTCGGCGGCGGACTCTTCTACGCCGTCGACATGGCGCTGATCACCCAGGTCCTGCCCGACCCGGACAACCCCGCCAAGGACCTCGGCATCGTCAACATCGCCAACGCGCTCCCGCAGTCGCTCATGCCGATGATCGCCCCGTTCGTCCTGGCGCTCGGCGGGGGAGGGAACTACCCCCTGCTCTTCGGCATCGCGGCGGCCGCCGCGCTCGCCGGAGCCGTACTGGTCACCCGTATCAAGGGCACCCGGTGA
- a CDS encoding glycoside hydrolase family 3 N-terminal domain-containing protein, which yields MWRDPARDPEERADALLAEMTLEEKTAQLFGVWVGASAEGAEVAPHQHDMEEPVPLDDLLPHGIGQLTRPFGTTPVDPALGALSLLRTQRRIAGANRFGIPALAHEECLAGFAAWGATAYPVPLSWGATFHPALIQEMAAAIGRDLRAVGVHQGLAPVLDVVRDARWGRAEETIGEDPYLVGTIGTAYVRGLESAGVVATLKHFAGYSASRAGRNLAPVGMGPRERADVILPPFEMAVREGGVRSVMHAYTDTDGIPSAADEPLLTGLLRDTWGFGGTVVADYFGIAFLQTLHGVAGSLGEAAAAALTAGVDVELPTVKAFGAPLREALAHGLVPEAAVDRAVRRVLIQKVQLGLLDADWDPTPAALTGTAADTDTDAANLRGTVDLDTADNRDLARRVAEQAVVLLRNDGTLPLGPGRAPARIALIGPNADTPTAVLGCYSFPVHVGSQHPEVHAGIELPTLREALAAEFPDSEIVTASGTTVDGSGTDGFAEAAGLARDADLVIAALGDRAGLFGRGTSGEGCDTGSLALPGVQQQLLDTLLDAGTPLVVTLLAGRPYALGRAADEAAAVVQTFFPGEEGAVALASVLSGRVAPTGRLPVSVPRLTGAQPSTYLAPRLGHATEVSNIDPAPAFGFGHGLTYTTFDWSGLAVENEQADTGGEFALSCTVCNTGARRGTEVVQLYLHDPVASVVQPVQRLIGYVRLDLAPGEAAEVRVTVPADLASFTGRDGHRVVEPGELELRFSASSTDTRLTARVTLTGPVRTVDHRRRLHADFRVTQRQER from the coding sequence CTGTGGCGGGACCCGGCCCGCGACCCGGAGGAGCGGGCCGACGCCCTGCTCGCCGAGATGACCCTGGAGGAGAAGACCGCCCAGCTCTTCGGGGTCTGGGTCGGCGCCTCCGCCGAGGGCGCCGAAGTCGCCCCGCACCAGCACGACATGGAGGAGCCGGTACCCCTCGACGACCTGCTGCCCCACGGCATCGGCCAGCTGACCCGGCCCTTCGGCACCACCCCCGTCGACCCCGCCCTCGGCGCACTGTCGCTGCTCCGTACCCAGCGCAGGATCGCCGGCGCGAACCGCTTCGGCATCCCCGCGCTGGCGCACGAGGAGTGCCTCGCGGGCTTCGCCGCCTGGGGCGCCACCGCCTACCCCGTCCCCCTCTCCTGGGGCGCCACCTTCCACCCCGCGCTGATCCAGGAGATGGCTGCGGCGATCGGCCGCGACCTGCGTGCCGTCGGCGTCCACCAGGGCCTCGCCCCGGTACTCGACGTCGTACGCGACGCCCGCTGGGGCCGGGCCGAGGAGACCATCGGCGAGGATCCCTACCTCGTCGGCACCATCGGCACGGCGTACGTACGCGGCCTGGAGTCCGCCGGCGTCGTCGCCACCCTCAAACACTTCGCCGGATACTCCGCCTCCCGCGCGGGGCGCAACCTGGCCCCCGTCGGCATGGGCCCCCGGGAGCGCGCCGACGTCATCCTGCCCCCCTTCGAGATGGCGGTGCGCGAGGGCGGTGTCCGCTCGGTGATGCACGCCTACACCGACACCGACGGCATCCCGTCCGCGGCCGACGAACCACTGCTCACCGGCCTGCTCCGCGACACCTGGGGCTTCGGGGGAACGGTCGTCGCCGACTACTTCGGGATCGCCTTCCTCCAGACCCTGCACGGTGTCGCCGGGAGCCTCGGCGAGGCCGCGGCCGCCGCACTCACCGCGGGCGTCGACGTGGAACTCCCCACGGTGAAGGCGTTCGGCGCGCCCCTGCGCGAAGCGCTCGCCCATGGACTGGTGCCCGAGGCGGCCGTGGACCGCGCCGTGCGCCGGGTCCTGATCCAGAAAGTCCAGCTGGGACTGCTGGACGCCGACTGGGACCCGACACCGGCGGCCCTCACCGGAACGGCTGCGGACACCGACACGGACGCGGCGAACCTGCGCGGCACGGTCGACCTCGACACGGCGGACAACCGCGACCTGGCCCGCCGCGTCGCGGAGCAGGCCGTCGTCCTGCTCCGCAACGACGGCACGCTGCCCCTCGGGCCCGGCCGGGCCCCGGCGCGCATCGCGCTGATCGGTCCCAACGCCGACACGCCGACGGCGGTCCTCGGCTGCTACTCCTTCCCCGTGCACGTGGGCAGCCAGCACCCGGAGGTGCACGCGGGCATCGAACTGCCCACCCTGCGCGAAGCGCTGGCCGCCGAGTTCCCGGACAGCGAGATCGTCACCGCGTCCGGTACCACCGTCGACGGCAGCGGCACCGACGGCTTCGCCGAGGCCGCCGGGCTGGCGCGCGACGCCGACCTGGTGATCGCCGCACTCGGCGACCGGGCCGGGCTCTTCGGCCGTGGGACCAGCGGCGAAGGCTGCGACACCGGCTCCCTGGCCCTGCCCGGAGTGCAGCAGCAGCTGCTCGACACGCTCCTGGACGCCGGCACCCCGCTCGTCGTCACCCTGCTCGCCGGCCGGCCGTACGCCCTGGGCCGGGCCGCCGACGAGGCCGCCGCCGTCGTCCAGACGTTCTTCCCCGGCGAGGAGGGGGCGGTGGCCCTCGCCTCCGTCCTCAGCGGACGCGTCGCCCCCACGGGTCGGCTCCCCGTCAGCGTGCCGCGGCTCACCGGCGCGCAGCCGTCCACCTACCTCGCCCCCCGCCTGGGGCACGCCACCGAGGTCTCGAACATCGACCCGGCTCCCGCCTTCGGCTTCGGCCACGGGCTGACGTACACCACCTTCGACTGGTCAGGCCTCGCCGTGGAGAACGAACAGGCTGACACCGGAGGGGAGTTCGCGCTGTCCTGCACCGTGTGCAACACCGGGGCGCGCCGGGGCACCGAGGTCGTCCAGCTCTACCTGCACGACCCCGTCGCCTCGGTCGTGCAGCCCGTGCAGCGCCTCATCGGTTACGTACGCCTCGACCTGGCGCCCGGCGAGGCGGCGGAGGTGCGGGTCACCGTCCCGGCCGACCTCGCGTCCTTCACCGGCCGCGACGGCCACCGCGTCGTCGAACCGGGCGAGCTGGAACTGCGGTTCAGCGCCTCCAGCACGGATACCCGGCTGACCGCCCGGGTCACGCTCACCGGGCCGGTCCGCACGGTGGACCACCGGCGCCGGCTGCACGCGGACTTCCGTGTGACGCAACGTCAGGAGCGGTAG
- a CDS encoding TetR/AcrR family transcriptional regulator, giving the protein MGANGRGVQRGKGRAVRGEDRRAELLRAALEVIAERGYRGASLSAVAERVGITQQGLLHYFPTKEALLVAVLEARDEWDISGGPRPGGEPWPLDLYASLVEYNAMRPGVVQTFSALLGESVTGDHPAREFFAHRYELVRRSAAASLRGEFGERLPGGLTPEEAAPLLIAVMDGLQYQWLLDPEAVDMPAAFRALLRVLGRAA; this is encoded by the coding sequence GTGGGAGCGAACGGACGAGGGGTACAGCGCGGCAAGGGGCGGGCCGTGCGCGGCGAGGACCGCCGTGCGGAGCTCCTCCGGGCGGCGTTGGAGGTGATCGCCGAGCGCGGTTACCGGGGCGCCTCGCTCAGCGCGGTCGCCGAGCGCGTCGGCATCACCCAGCAGGGGCTGCTGCACTACTTCCCGACGAAGGAGGCGCTGCTCGTCGCCGTGCTGGAGGCGCGGGACGAGTGGGACATCAGCGGTGGCCCGCGGCCGGGCGGCGAGCCCTGGCCGCTGGACCTGTACGCCTCGCTGGTCGAGTACAACGCGATGCGGCCCGGCGTCGTCCAGACGTTCTCGGCCCTGCTCGGCGAGAGCGTCACCGGGGACCATCCGGCGCGGGAGTTCTTCGCCCACCGCTACGAGCTGGTGCGGCGGTCCGCCGCCGCCTCGCTGCGCGGCGAGTTCGGCGAACGGCTTCCGGGCGGGCTCACGCCGGAGGAGGCGGCGCCCCTCCTCATCGCGGTCATGGACGGCCTCCAGTACCAGTGGCTCCTGGACCCCGAAGCCGTCGACATGCCGGCCGCGTTCCGCGCGCTGCTCCGGGTACTGGGGCGAGCGGCGTAG
- a CDS encoding acetylxylan esterase, producing the protein MHTDLPEKELRTYRSAQRDPTDFEAFWQSTLGEARAEPAEASLSAVETGLTAIDTYDVTFPGHAGEPVKGWLRLPHGARGPLPTVVEYVGYGGGRGHVLENLLWAGAGFAHFHMDTRGQGSGWSRGDTPDSCAAGPQVPGMMTRGIEDPHTYYYRRLFTDAVRAVDAARGLRAVDPARIAVLGRSQGGGVALAVAALVPDIAAVVAHVPFLCDFPRAVTVTDSAPFREIADYLAVHRDREAQVHRTLAYFDGVNFARRARVPARFSVALMDDIVPPSSVFAAYHEYGGPKEIDVWRYNGHEGGAADDDEAALRFLRARLRVAG; encoded by the coding sequence ATGCACACCGATCTTCCCGAGAAGGAACTGCGCACCTACCGCAGCGCCCAGCGCGACCCCACCGACTTCGAAGCGTTCTGGCAGTCCACCCTGGGCGAGGCGAGAGCTGAACCCGCCGAGGCGTCGCTGAGCGCGGTCGAAACGGGCCTGACCGCCATCGACACCTACGACGTCACCTTCCCCGGCCACGCCGGCGAGCCCGTCAAGGGGTGGCTGCGCCTGCCGCACGGGGCGCGCGGGCCGCTGCCCACCGTCGTCGAGTACGTCGGGTACGGCGGCGGGCGCGGCCACGTCCTGGAGAACCTGCTGTGGGCCGGTGCCGGGTTCGCGCACTTCCACATGGACACCCGCGGCCAGGGCTCCGGCTGGTCCCGCGGCGACACCCCGGACAGCTGCGCCGCGGGCCCGCAGGTGCCCGGGATGATGACGCGCGGCATCGAGGACCCGCACACCTACTACTACCGGCGCCTGTTCACCGACGCGGTCCGCGCCGTCGACGCCGCGCGGGGCCTGCGCGCGGTCGACCCCGCACGCATCGCCGTGCTCGGGAGGAGTCAGGGCGGGGGAGTGGCGCTGGCCGTCGCGGCCCTCGTCCCCGACATCGCCGCGGTCGTCGCTCATGTGCCGTTCCTGTGCGACTTCCCGCGCGCCGTCACCGTCACCGACAGCGCCCCGTTCCGTGAGATAGCCGACTACTTGGCCGTCCATCGCGACCGCGAGGCGCAGGTGCACCGTACGCTCGCCTATTTCGACGGGGTCAACTTCGCCCGCCGGGCACGCGTGCCGGCCCGTTTCTCCGTGGCCCTGATGGACGACATCGTGCCGCCCTCCTCGGTGTTCGCCGCATACCACGAGTACGGCGGCCCCAAGGAGATCGACGTATGGCGGTACAACGGCCACGAAGGGGGCGCCGCCGACGACGACGAGGCGGCGCTGCGGTTCCTGCGCGCACGCCTGCGAGTGGCGGGGTGA
- a CDS encoding carbohydrate ABC transporter permease yields the protein MSKRRPNYLAGFGSLVWLFLVGLPLYAMLVATFQSRADYGANGPLALPKTFTLDNYVKDFQSGFGQYFLNTALVTVCVVGIVVLLVPPLSYAIVRSRSRLTHTVFRLFLLGLAIPSQAVIVPMFYVMSEAGLYDNLIGVILPTAAFAMPVCALILSGVMRDITPELYEAMTMDGASSRRVFFQLVLPLSRSGLSTIIVFSALQAWNGFLFPLVLTQSADTKVITMGLYDFQTEHGVDIPGLLAAVVLSMLPILLVYLFARRALVQGLMGVGGK from the coding sequence GTGAGCAAGCGCCGCCCCAACTACCTCGCCGGCTTCGGCTCGCTGGTCTGGCTCTTCCTGGTCGGACTGCCGCTGTACGCGATGCTGGTCGCCACGTTCCAGTCGCGGGCCGACTACGGGGCGAACGGACCGCTGGCCCTGCCGAAGACCTTCACGCTCGACAACTACGTCAAGGACTTCCAGAGCGGATTCGGACAGTACTTCCTCAACACGGCCCTCGTCACCGTGTGCGTCGTGGGCATCGTCGTACTCCTCGTACCGCCGCTGTCGTACGCCATCGTGCGCAGCCGCAGCAGGCTGACGCACACGGTCTTCCGGCTGTTCCTGCTCGGCCTCGCCATCCCCTCCCAGGCCGTCATCGTGCCCATGTTCTACGTCATGAGCGAGGCCGGGCTCTACGACAACCTCATCGGTGTCATCCTGCCTACCGCCGCCTTCGCCATGCCGGTGTGCGCCCTGATCCTCAGCGGCGTGATGCGGGACATCACACCGGAGCTGTACGAGGCGATGACGATGGACGGCGCCTCCTCCCGTCGCGTCTTCTTCCAACTGGTCCTGCCGCTCTCCCGCAGCGGCCTCTCCACGATCATCGTCTTCTCCGCCCTGCAGGCATGGAACGGATTCCTCTTCCCCCTGGTGCTCACGCAGTCCGCCGACACCAAGGTCATCACCATGGGCCTCTACGACTTCCAGACCGAGCACGGGGTCGACATCCCGGGTCTGCTCGCCGCGGTCGTCCTGTCCATGCTCCCCATCCTGCTCGTCTATCTGTTCGCCCGTCGCGCCCTGGTCCAGGGGCTGATGGGCGTCGGAGGAAAGTGA
- a CDS encoding glycoside hydrolase family 3 protein — MTPYDATVEDALGKLDLDAKTRLLAGRNMWALPALPEIGLASLVMSDGPVGVRGVRWTADDPSVALPSPTALAATWDPALARRTGHLLAQEARRKGVHVLLAPTVNLHRSPLGGRHFECYSEDPHLTGAIGTGYVTGVQEGGVGTTVKHFVANDAETERFTVNNTVAPRPLRELYLAPFETIVKNARPWGVMAAYNSVNGPTMTEHRHLQNEVLRGEWGFDGCIVSDWMAARSTKGAIEGGLDIAMPGPRTVYGAALAAAVRAGEVAESVVDDAVRNVLRLAARVGVLDGAPPAVAPADLPAPVDGAALAREIARRAVVLVRNEHRTLPLDPSAVGTVALIGAAARDARVLGGGSAQVFPDHVVSPLDGLRAALPEGDLTYRVGADPSDELAAAGHGFTLRAVCRDRAGRVLGETSLPNGAVQWHGDDLPAGVTHEELHTVEITGTFTPRESGPHCFGTKGIGGFRLTVGDRVLFDGAEVPDHADPFEAFFGAPVERGRAELTAGEPVEVGLRHTVPDTSGAPVQAVGFALAHREPRRDAEELIEEAVAAARAAGTAVVVVATTERVESEGFDRTDLRLPGRQDELVRRVAAANPRTVVVVNSGSPVELPWRNDVAAVLLSWFPGQEAGAALADVLLGAAEPGGRLPTTWPARLADAPVTRVTPDNGELPYEEGVFIGYRAWQKAGAEPAYCFGHGLGYTDWEYETATYAAAAGGADLGTVTVRVRNTGDRPGREVIQLYLAVPDGDTAERPVRRLAGFATVQAAPGETAEASIAVPRRAAEIWDEQAHGWRLVPGTYTAETGRSLEDVRLRNRVQVGG, encoded by the coding sequence ATGACCCCGTACGACGCGACCGTCGAGGACGCGCTCGGCAAGCTGGACCTCGACGCCAAGACGCGGCTGCTGGCCGGCCGGAACATGTGGGCACTGCCCGCGCTGCCCGAGATCGGCCTGGCGTCCCTGGTCATGTCCGACGGCCCGGTCGGGGTGCGGGGCGTGCGCTGGACCGCGGACGATCCCTCCGTCGCCCTGCCCAGCCCCACCGCGCTGGCCGCCACCTGGGACCCGGCGCTGGCCCGCCGCACCGGCCACCTGCTCGCCCAGGAGGCCCGCCGCAAGGGCGTACACGTCCTGCTCGCCCCGACCGTCAACCTGCACCGCTCCCCGCTCGGCGGCCGCCACTTCGAGTGCTACTCGGAGGACCCGCACCTCACCGGCGCGATCGGCACCGGATACGTCACCGGAGTGCAGGAGGGCGGCGTCGGCACCACCGTCAAGCACTTCGTCGCCAACGACGCCGAGACCGAGCGCTTCACCGTCAACAACACCGTCGCCCCGCGGCCGCTGCGCGAGCTCTACCTCGCGCCGTTCGAGACGATCGTCAAGAACGCCCGCCCCTGGGGTGTCATGGCCGCCTACAACTCCGTCAACGGCCCCACCATGACCGAACACCGCCACCTCCAGAACGAGGTACTGCGCGGCGAGTGGGGCTTCGACGGCTGCATCGTCTCCGACTGGATGGCAGCGCGCTCCACCAAGGGCGCGATCGAGGGCGGCCTCGACATCGCCATGCCCGGCCCGCGGACCGTCTACGGCGCGGCGCTGGCCGCCGCCGTCCGCGCGGGCGAGGTCGCGGAGTCCGTCGTCGACGACGCCGTACGCAACGTCCTGCGCCTCGCGGCCCGTGTCGGCGTCCTCGACGGCGCGCCGCCCGCCGTCGCCCCCGCCGACCTCCCCGCTCCGGTCGACGGCGCGGCGCTGGCCCGCGAGATCGCGCGCCGCGCCGTCGTCCTCGTACGGAACGAGCACCGCACCCTGCCGCTCGACCCGTCGGCAGTCGGCACCGTCGCCCTCATCGGCGCCGCGGCCCGCGACGCCCGCGTCCTCGGCGGCGGCTCCGCGCAGGTCTTCCCCGACCACGTCGTCTCCCCGCTCGACGGGCTGCGCGCCGCGCTCCCCGAGGGGGACCTCACGTACCGCGTCGGCGCCGACCCCAGCGACGAACTCGCCGCGGCGGGGCACGGCTTCACGCTGCGTGCCGTGTGCCGGGACCGGGCCGGCCGGGTGCTGGGGGAGACCTCGCTGCCCAACGGCGCGGTCCAGTGGCACGGCGACGACCTGCCGGCCGGCGTCACCCACGAGGAGCTGCACACCGTCGAGATCACCGGCACCTTCACGCCGCGCGAGAGCGGACCGCACTGCTTCGGCACCAAGGGCATCGGCGGCTTCCGGCTCACCGTCGGCGACCGCGTCCTCTTCGACGGTGCCGAGGTGCCTGACCACGCCGACCCGTTCGAGGCCTTCTTCGGCGCGCCCGTGGAGCGCGGCCGGGCGGAGCTCACCGCGGGCGAGCCGGTCGAGGTCGGCCTCCGCCACACCGTCCCCGACACGTCCGGCGCGCCGGTCCAGGCCGTCGGGTTCGCCCTGGCCCACCGCGAGCCCCGGCGTGACGCCGAGGAGCTCATCGAGGAGGCCGTGGCCGCCGCCCGCGCCGCCGGCACGGCCGTCGTCGTGGTCGCCACCACCGAGCGGGTCGAGAGCGAGGGCTTCGACCGTACCGACCTCCGGCTCCCCGGCCGCCAGGACGAGCTGGTCCGGCGGGTGGCCGCCGCCAACCCCCGTACCGTCGTGGTCGTCAACTCCGGCTCCCCCGTGGAGCTGCCGTGGCGGAACGACGTGGCCGCCGTGCTGCTCAGCTGGTTCCCCGGACAGGAGGCCGGCGCGGCGCTCGCGGACGTCCTCCTCGGAGCGGCGGAGCCCGGCGGACGGCTGCCCACCACCTGGCCGGCCCGCCTGGCCGACGCGCCGGTCACCCGCGTCACCCCCGACAACGGTGAACTCCCGTACGAAGAGGGCGTCTTCATCGGTTACCGTGCCTGGCAGAAGGCGGGCGCCGAGCCCGCGTACTGCTTCGGTCACGGCCTCGGATACACCGACTGGGAGTACGAGACGGCCACGTACGCAGCCGCTGCGGGCGGCGCTGACCTGGGCACGGTCACGGTACGGGTACGCAACACCGGCGACCGCCCCGGCCGCGAGGTGATCCAGCTCTACCTCGCCGTCCCGGACGGCGACACGGCCGAACGGCCGGTCCGCCGCCTCGCGGGCTTCGCCACCGTGCAGGCGGCCCCCGGGGAGACCGCCGAGGCGAGCATCGCCGTGCCCCGCCGGGCCGCCGAGATCTGGGACGAGCAGGCGCACGGCTGGCGGCTGGTCCCCGGCACGTACACCGCGGAGACCGGCCGTTCCCTGGAAGACGTACGGCTGCGGAACCGGGTCCAGGTCGGCGGCTGA
- a CDS encoding carbohydrate ABC transporter permease: protein MTPTATGVSRPGFAWAAPAAVFFGLFALLPLVLVAVLSFTHWDGLSAPRFTGLDNWSKLFDDPVMLKSLWLSVLLTGLGVAVQTPLSILLGVWAAGHQRNRAVLSAIYFVPLLLSAAAVSVLWRAVLDPNFGVPAHAEWLFGDGNLFGVQSSAIGVLVFVSAWQFTPLHTLIYQGAARAVPRVLYQAAQIDGAGRVRQFFHITLPQLRNSIITSTILMVVGGLTTFDTVLILTQGGPGTDTTISAFYMYQKAFKNFDYGTASAIGVLLVLVATVISLIVVRLSGYDRMRSTMEGL, encoded by the coding sequence ATGACCCCCACCGCCACCGGCGTCAGCCGGCCGGGCTTCGCCTGGGCGGCACCCGCCGCCGTCTTCTTCGGCCTCTTCGCGCTCCTCCCGCTCGTGCTGGTCGCCGTGCTCTCCTTCACCCACTGGGACGGGCTGAGCGCCCCGCGGTTCACCGGGCTCGACAACTGGAGCAAGCTGTTCGACGACCCCGTGATGCTGAAGAGTCTCTGGCTGAGCGTCCTGCTCACCGGTCTCGGCGTCGCCGTCCAGACGCCGCTGAGCATCCTGCTCGGCGTCTGGGCGGCGGGCCACCAGCGCAACCGGGCCGTCCTCTCCGCCATCTACTTCGTCCCGCTGCTGCTGTCGGCGGCGGCCGTGTCCGTGCTGTGGCGCGCCGTCCTCGACCCCAACTTCGGTGTGCCCGCACACGCCGAGTGGCTGTTCGGCGACGGCAACCTCTTCGGCGTACAGAGCAGCGCCATCGGCGTCCTCGTCTTCGTGAGCGCCTGGCAGTTCACGCCGCTGCACACGCTGATCTACCAGGGCGCGGCCCGCGCGGTGCCCCGCGTCCTCTACCAGGCGGCGCAGATCGACGGCGCCGGCAGGGTCCGGCAGTTCTTCCACATCACCCTGCCGCAGCTGCGCAACAGCATCATCACCTCCACCATCCTGATGGTGGTGGGCGGCCTGACGACCTTCGACACCGTCCTCATCCTCACGCAGGGCGGCCCCGGCACCGACACCACCATCAGCGCCTTCTACATGTACCAAAAGGCGTTCAAGAACTTCGACTACGGGACGGCCTCGGCGATCGGCGTGCTGCTCGTCCTGGTCGCCACGGTCATCTCGCTGATCGTGGTGCGCCTCTCGGGCTACGACAGGATGCGCAGCACGATGGAGGGCCTGTGA
- a CDS encoding endo-1,4-beta-xylanase gives MNNRADTKDRASGAARRILALGTTGLLTVTGVVALSGSAQAASTLGTAAAAQGRYFGAAVAANHLGEAPYVSTLDTEFTSVTPENEMKWDAVESARGSFTFDAADRIVGHAQSKGMKVRGHTLVWHSQLPGWVGGLSATDLRTAMNNHITKVMQHYKGKIHSWDVVNEAFQDGSSGARRSSPFQDKLGNGFIEEAFRTARAADPAAKLCYNDYNTDGVNAKSNAVYAMVKDFKQRGVPIDCVGFQSHFNSNSPVPADYRQNLQRFADLGVDVQITELDIEGSGSAQATSYGNVVKACLAVSRCTGITVWGIPDKYSWRSSGTPLLFDDNYGKKPAYYAVLSALGGTSGGGDGARTCTVSYAKQEQWGDRYNGKVTVTAGPSGTSGWSVPVTVASGQKISATWNGTPSWDSTGNVMTMRPNGNGSLAAGASTSFGFTVMTNGNTAPPTVGACTAS, from the coding sequence ATGAACAACAGAGCGGACACTAAAGACAGAGCCTCCGGCGCGGCCCGCCGGATCCTGGCCCTGGGTACGACGGGGCTCCTCACCGTGACGGGCGTCGTCGCACTCTCCGGCTCCGCGCAGGCCGCAAGCACCCTGGGTACGGCGGCAGCCGCCCAGGGCCGCTACTTCGGTGCGGCGGTGGCGGCGAACCACCTCGGTGAAGCGCCGTACGTCAGCACGCTGGACACCGAGTTCACCTCGGTGACACCGGAGAACGAGATGAAGTGGGACGCCGTCGAGAGCGCGCGGGGCTCCTTCACCTTCGACGCCGCGGACAGGATCGTCGGGCACGCCCAGAGCAAGGGCATGAAGGTCCGCGGTCACACCCTGGTCTGGCACTCCCAGCTGCCCGGCTGGGTGGGCGGTCTGTCCGCCACCGATCTGCGCACCGCCATGAACAACCACATCACCAAGGTCATGCAGCACTACAAGGGCAAGATCCACTCCTGGGACGTCGTCAACGAGGCGTTCCAGGACGGCAGCAGCGGGGCGCGGCGCAGTTCCCCCTTCCAGGACAAGCTGGGCAACGGCTTCATCGAGGAGGCGTTCCGCACCGCCCGGGCCGCCGATCCCGCGGCCAAGCTCTGCTACAACGACTACAACACCGACGGCGTCAACGCGAAGTCCAACGCCGTGTACGCCATGGTCAAGGACTTCAAGCAGCGCGGCGTCCCCATCGACTGCGTCGGGTTCCAGAGCCACTTCAACAGCAACTCCCCCGTGCCGGCCGACTACCGGCAGAACCTGCAGCGCTTCGCCGACCTGGGCGTCGACGTGCAGATCACCGAGCTGGACATCGAGGGCTCCGGTTCCGCGCAGGCCACCAGCTACGGCAACGTGGTCAAGGCGTGTCTGGCGGTGTCCCGCTGCACCGGCATCACCGTCTGGGGCATCCCGGACAAGTACTCGTGGCGCAGCAGTGGCACACCGCTGCTCTTCGACGACAACTACGGCAAGAAGCCGGCGTACTACGCGGTGCTGTCCGCGCTCGGCGGCACGAGCGGCGGCGGTGACGGCGCCCGTACCTGCACCGTCTCCTACGCGAAGCAGGAGCAGTGGGGCGACCGGTACAACGGCAAGGTGACCGTGACCGCCGGCCCGTCCGGGACCAGCGGCTGGAGCGTGCCGGTGACCGTCGCTTCCGGGCAGAAGATCTCCGCCACCTGGAACGGCACGCCCAGCTGGGACAGCACCGGAAACGTCATGACGATGAGGCCGAACGGCAACGGCAGCCTCGCCGCCGGTGCCTCGACCAGCTTCGGGTTCACCGTCATGACCAACGGCAACACCGCCCCGCCCACCGTCGGGGCGTGCACCGCCTCGTGA